The following are encoded together in the Bactrocera neohumeralis isolate Rockhampton chromosome 6, APGP_CSIRO_Bneo_wtdbg2-racon-allhic-juicebox.fasta_v2, whole genome shotgun sequence genome:
- the LOC126761817 gene encoding N-acetylgalactosamine kinase encodes MAASAESAISMSHLELGSEHRLYARLRELNDFYRHQFGGEPEFFVRMPGRVNIIGEHVDYCGYPVLPMAIDQCILLAVGHDEENTFLQLRNVETKRYENFKCDLSALSIDLPQNGAPKWYNYYLCGVKGIYEQIQQANSGETMRPIGMHVALSGNIPPASGLSSSSALVSAAVLATAYLHQLPLERKQLAAISARCERYIGTQGGGMDQAIAYLAKAGCAQFIEFHPELNATPIQLPAGVCFIVANSLAAKNKAASSDFNERVVECRLAARIIAKHMKFSNWRGMLRFVQLQEALHCTLGELEELVLKWLPKDIYTRAELCARELEVDAEEFEREFLTVNTRHMTQFKLKQRALHVIQESLRVAKFREICERYHNESQYICNGVNGTSNGNGVNDGTKPFTLLSQLMRQSHQSLKELYECSHTDLDRLISLSDEAEVGARLTGAGWGGCVVACCDSLESSKQYIEMLKANYFKLLPQDLLERYGANDFDDVVFATFPGNGAEIFQLNFVSC; translated from the exons CGTCAACATAATCGGCGAGCATGTGGACTACTGCGGCTACCCCGTCTTACCGATGGCTATTGATCAGTGCATTCTGTTGGCGGTCGGACACGATGAGGAAAATACATTTCTACAGCTGCGCAATGTGGAAACAAAGCGCTACGAAAACTTCAAATGCGATTTGAGTGCGCTCAG CATTGATTTGCCGCAAAATGGTGCACCGAAATGGTATAATTACTATCTGTGCGGTGTGAAGGGCATCTATGAGCAAATCCAACAAGCGAACAGTGGTGAAACTATGCGGCCCATCGGCATGCATGTCGCGTTGAGCGGCAACATACCGCCAGCTTCGGGTTTGAGCAGCTCCAGCGCACTGGTTAGCGCCGCTGTGTTGGCCACGGCATATCTGCACCAATTGCCTTTGGAACGCAAACAGTTGGCCGCCATATCGGCACGCTGTGAACGCTACATTGGCACACAGGGTGGCGGCATGGATCAAGCCATCGCCTACCTGGCCAAGGCTGGTTGCGCACAATTCATCGAATTCCATCCGGAGCTGAATGCCACACCCATACAGTTGCCGGCTGGTGTGTGCTTCATTGTGGCCAACAGTCTGGCGGCAAAGAACAAAGCAGCCTCGTCGGATTTCAATGAACGCGTAGTGGAATGCCGCTTGGCTGCGCGCATTATTGCCAAGCATATGAAGTTCAGCAATTGGCGTGGCATGTTGCGCTTTGTGCAGTTGCAAGAGGCGCTGCATTGCACGCTCGGCGAACTGGAAGAGCTAGTGTTGAAATGGCTGCCAAAGGATATTTACACACGCGCAGAGTTGTGTGCGCGCGAGTTGGAGGTTGACGCTGAGGAATTCGAGAGGGAATTTCTCACCGTCAATACGCGGCACATGACACAATTCAAATTGAAGCAACGCGCTCTACATGTCATACAAG AGTCACTGCGTGTGGCGAAATTTCGCGAAATATGCGAGCGCTACCATAACGAATCGCAATACATCTGCAATGGCGTGAACGGAACGTCAAACGGTAATGGTGTCAATGATGGCACAAAGCCATTTACGTTGCTGTCACAATTGATGCGTCAATCACACCAAAGTCTTAAGGAGCTCTACGAGTGTTCGCACACCGATCTGGATCGTTTGATTAGCTTATCCGATGAGGCGGAGGTGGGCGCTAGACTCACCGGTGCAGG TTGGGGTGGCTGCGTGGTCGCCTGCTGTGACTCTCTGGAATCCTCTAAGCAATACATAGAAATGCTTAAAGCGAATTACTTTAAGCTGCTGCCACAAGATTTGCTCGAGCGGTATGGCGCCAATGACTTCGATGATGTTGTGTTCGCCACATTTCCGGGAAATGGCGCAGAAATCTTTCAACTCAACTTTGTGTCTTGTTAA